A stretch of the Neodiprion lecontei isolate iyNeoLeco1 chromosome 4, iyNeoLeco1.1, whole genome shotgun sequence genome encodes the following:
- the LOC107225587 gene encoding 3-galactosyl-N-acetylglucosaminide 4-alpha-L-fucosyltransferase FUT3 isoform X1, whose protein sequence is MIRLPRHLPTLIILTAVSMFGFYSLSVVLRGAGNRIVKLYDNYNVNVERYDRLHGPPIETRGYEFETKPIPVNWRNLSDDQVHSLSALGKRLLSVGDISEVKNVPKDPAKEYLIVVWKHGPFLERRHLKHFTNDASSPWEDCSVNNCRLSYDSGDVEEADAVLIHLHKTTGVKDLPDKVKPEKRMKQRWVFLTDESPLHTFLAGGQSISSYNGLFNWSMSYRMDSDVPVPYGRTVMMIQRNSSTDTQKYTKAKTKLVAIMGSNCGGSNKRWDYAARLKVALAERMDAYGHCLKGDTKSCPGHFTKDCEALDDYKFYLAFENSNCREYLTEKPFWHGYRKHAVPVIMGASRENCRQLLPPKSYIHVDDFANPATLADYLLYLDTNDQEYSKFHAWRNQFDVLNEHGYFQSTSRHYCRLCEALNYNDPSVKVYNHLEDFWSKTKDCW, encoded by the exons ATGATCCGTTTACCGAGGCATCTGCCGACCTTAATTATTCTAACAGCGGTTAGCATGTTCGGTTTTTATTCATTAAGCGTCGTCCTTCGCGGCGCGGGAAACCGTATCGTCAAATTATACGACAATTATAACGTGAACGTCGAGAGGTACGATCGGCTTCATGGACCGCCGATCGAAACTCGAGGATACGAATTTGAGACGAAACCGATACCTGTTAACTGGAGGAACCTGTCCGACGACCAG GTTCACAGTCTGTCCGCCCTTGGTAAACGATTGCTATCCGTCGGCGATATCAGCGAGGTAAAAAACGTCCCTAAAGATCCTGCAAAGGAGTATCTGATAGTCGTGTGGAAGCACGGACCGTTCCTAGAGAGAAGACACCTCAAGCATTTCACCAACGATGC ATCATCGCCGTGGGAAGATTGTTCGGTAAATAATTGTCGACTAAGTTACGACTCGGGTGACGTCGAAGAAGCGGACGCGGTGCTCATCCACCTCCACAAGACGACGGGGGTAAAGGATTTGCCGGATAAAGTTAAACCGGAGAAAAGGATGAAGCAACGCTGGGTTTTCCTCACCGACGAATCACCCCTGCACACCTTCCTAGCCGGTGGCCAGAGTATCTCGAGTTACAACGGTTTGTTCAACTGGTCCATGAGCTATCGGATGGACAGCGACGTCCCCGTACCTTACGGCCGTACGGTGATGATGATCCAGCGAAACTCGAGCACCGATACCCAGAAGTACACGAAAGCCAAGACCAAGCTGGTGGCGATAATGGGAAGCAACTGCGGCGGGAGCAACAAACGATGGGATTACGCAGCCAGGTTGAAAGTGGCACTGGCCGAGAGGATGGACGCTTATGGTCACTGTCTTAAAGGTGATACGAAAAGCTGCCCGGGACACTTTACCAAGGACTGCGAAGCCCTGGACGACTACAAGTTTTACCTCGCCTTTGAGAATTCTAACTGCAGGGAGTACCTTACGGAGAAACCATTCTGGCACGGATACCGTAAGCATGCGGTACCCGTGATCATGGGGGCGTCGAGGGAAAACTGCAGGCAATTGTTACCACCGAAATCTTACATACACGTTGACGATTTTGCCAATCCGGCTACCCTAGCCGATTATCTCTTGTACCTGGACACCAACGACCAAGAATATTCAAAGTTTCACGCCTGGCGGAACCAATTCGATGTACTCAATGAGCACGGATACTTTCAGAGCACGTCTCGGCATTATTGCCGGCTATGCGAAGCCCTCAATTACAACGATCCGAGCGTCAAGGTTTACAACCATCTCGAAGATTTCTGGAGCAAAACGAAAGACTGCTGGTGA
- the LOC107225587 gene encoding glycoprotein 3-alpha-L-fucosyltransferase A isoform X2, with protein sequence MTLKSSGFQNKRVYSLLRHSLRNFRYYQRCKVHSLSALGKRLLSVGDISEVKNVPKDPAKEYLIVVWKHGPFLERRHLKHFTNDASSPWEDCSVNNCRLSYDSGDVEEADAVLIHLHKTTGVKDLPDKVKPEKRMKQRWVFLTDESPLHTFLAGGQSISSYNGLFNWSMSYRMDSDVPVPYGRTVMMIQRNSSTDTQKYTKAKTKLVAIMGSNCGGSNKRWDYAARLKVALAERMDAYGHCLKGDTKSCPGHFTKDCEALDDYKFYLAFENSNCREYLTEKPFWHGYRKHAVPVIMGASRENCRQLLPPKSYIHVDDFANPATLADYLLYLDTNDQEYSKFHAWRNQFDVLNEHGYFQSTSRHYCRLCEALNYNDPSVKVYNHLEDFWSKTKDCW encoded by the exons ATGACTTTGAAGTCGTCGGggtttcaaaataaaagagTATATTCTCTTCTTCGTCATAGTTTGCGAAATTTCAGATATTACCAAAGGTGCAAA GTTCACAGTCTGTCCGCCCTTGGTAAACGATTGCTATCCGTCGGCGATATCAGCGAGGTAAAAAACGTCCCTAAAGATCCTGCAAAGGAGTATCTGATAGTCGTGTGGAAGCACGGACCGTTCCTAGAGAGAAGACACCTCAAGCATTTCACCAACGATGC ATCATCGCCGTGGGAAGATTGTTCGGTAAATAATTGTCGACTAAGTTACGACTCGGGTGACGTCGAAGAAGCGGACGCGGTGCTCATCCACCTCCACAAGACGACGGGGGTAAAGGATTTGCCGGATAAAGTTAAACCGGAGAAAAGGATGAAGCAACGCTGGGTTTTCCTCACCGACGAATCACCCCTGCACACCTTCCTAGCCGGTGGCCAGAGTATCTCGAGTTACAACGGTTTGTTCAACTGGTCCATGAGCTATCGGATGGACAGCGACGTCCCCGTACCTTACGGCCGTACGGTGATGATGATCCAGCGAAACTCGAGCACCGATACCCAGAAGTACACGAAAGCCAAGACCAAGCTGGTGGCGATAATGGGAAGCAACTGCGGCGGGAGCAACAAACGATGGGATTACGCAGCCAGGTTGAAAGTGGCACTGGCCGAGAGGATGGACGCTTATGGTCACTGTCTTAAAGGTGATACGAAAAGCTGCCCGGGACACTTTACCAAGGACTGCGAAGCCCTGGACGACTACAAGTTTTACCTCGCCTTTGAGAATTCTAACTGCAGGGAGTACCTTACGGAGAAACCATTCTGGCACGGATACCGTAAGCATGCGGTACCCGTGATCATGGGGGCGTCGAGGGAAAACTGCAGGCAATTGTTACCACCGAAATCTTACATACACGTTGACGATTTTGCCAATCCGGCTACCCTAGCCGATTATCTCTTGTACCTGGACACCAACGACCAAGAATATTCAAAGTTTCACGCCTGGCGGAACCAATTCGATGTACTCAATGAGCACGGATACTTTCAGAGCACGTCTCGGCATTATTGCCGGCTATGCGAAGCCCTCAATTACAACGATCCGAGCGTCAAGGTTTACAACCATCTCGAAGATTTCTGGAGCAAAACGAAAGACTGCTGGTGA
- the LOC107225591 gene encoding nucleoside diphosphate-linked moiety X motif 6, which yields MYSVAVGLAKILRIPQRSTLSGVTDYVSRSNMARSTATSSIFKGSKDRFNGITVDSTLEPCDSGAFSKCLKASLDQWITENRRAIWFRVGLEQSDWIPDLTKNGFKFHHARDDWVTLYRWLPTDQTCNIPPYAHTLLGVGAIVYNEDTDEILVVKEKYSVVTPMWKFPGGYVEPGEDITVAAEREVMEETGIEAEFKHILSFRHAHRFAYGCSDIYMVACLTPRSYEITKCNREITDCVWMKLDEYVQHPEVHENNRLVAEKFIEFKNHKRTITVQTLIHPAIKTPFRVFTISKLED from the exons ATGTACAGCGTCGCGGTAGGACTAGCTAAGATATTGAGAATTCCGCAACGATCCACATTGTCAGGAGTGACAGATTATGTAAGTAGATCTAACATGGCGCGAAGCACAGCTACGTCTTCTATATTTAAAGGCTCTAAAGACCGCTTCAACGGCATAACCGTCGATTCAACACTCGAGCCGTGCGATTCTGGCGCGTTTTCAAAATGCCTGAAAG CTTCCCTGGACCAGTGGATAACGGAAAACCGAAGGGCGATATGGTTTCGCGTGGGGCTCGAGCAGTCAGATTGGATTCCGGACCTCACTAAAAATgggttcaaatttcatcaCGCGAGGGATGACTGGGTCACCCTTTATCGCTGGTTGCCCACAGACCAAACCTGCAATATACCGCCCTATGCCCACACTCTACTGGGAGTCGGAGCCATCGTCTATAATGAAGATACGGACGAGATTTTGGTCGTCAAAGAGAAATACAGTGTTGTCACCCCAATGTGGAAGTTTCCGGGTGGTTACGTCGAACCAG GTGAGGATATAACTGTTGCTGCCGAGCGAGAAGTCATGGAGGAAACTGGAATAGAAGCCGAATTCAAACACATTCTTTCATTCCGTCACGCACATCGCTTCGCTTACGGATGTTCAGATATCTACATGGTCGCCTGTCTCACTCCTCGCAGTTATGAAATCACCAAATGCAATCGTGAGATAACAGATTGTGTCTGGATGAAG CTTGACGAGTATGTGCAGCATCCAGAGGTTCACGAAAACAATCGTTTGGTAGCAGAAAAATTCATCGAGTTCAAGAACCATAAGAGAACTATAACCGTCCAAACTCTGATTCATCCTGCCATAAAGACACCTTTCAGAGTCTTCACAATATCGAAGTTAGAGGATTAA
- the LOC107225590 gene encoding uncharacterized protein LOC107225590, which produces MVNGRRVQRPYLIVILFIAQALDDSGVKGHGRMMDPPSRNSMWRFGFPNPVNYNDNELFCGGYAVQWVQNQGQCGICGDAYHTSEPRPHEAGGEFAKGTIVRHYTVGQEIEIEIELTANHWGRFELYLCPNNNPNSEATQECFDRYPLYLSGTNDVQFVIPTDSDKKAIFRYQVVLPPYITCSQCVIQWNYYTGNMWGLCDNGTEAVGCGQPETFRNCADVSIVTSTAGVPPLFVQQDNPFLLYYRDYRAPNNIFPLVIRSQVCVPTPLYRRIPGMDEWCQTNCLRYPPNCPESICQCPNTCDAIGEIEAKAGADVYCLDKCLVYPSDCPAHRCRCY; this is translated from the exons ATGGTCAACGGCCGACGAGTCCAGAGGCCTTACCTCATCGTGATCCTCTTCATCGCGCAG GCGCTCGATGATTCCGGAGTCAAAGGTCACGGCCGCATGATGGACCCGCCATCCCGCAACAGCATGTGGCGGTTCGGATTTCCAAATCCCGTCAATTACAACGACAACGAACTCTTCTGCGGCGGGTATGCAG TTCAATGGGTCCAGAACCAGGGTCAGTGCGGAATATGTGGGGACGCCTACCACACGAGTGAGCCTCGCCCCCACGAAGCTGGAGGTGAATTCGCAAAGGGGACGATAGTCAGGCATTACACAGTCGGtcag GAAATAGAAATTGAGATTGAGCTGACGGCGAACCACTGGGGACGTTTCGAGCTGTATTTGTGCCCTAACAACAACCCGAACAGCGAGGCGACCCAGGAATGCTTTGACAG ATATCCTCTCTACTTGTCTGGAACAAACGATGTGCAGTTCGTTATTCCAACGGACAGTGACAAGAAAGCTATCTTTCGATACCAGGTCGTTTTGCCGCCATACATCACCTGCTCACAGTGTGTAATTCAGTGGAATTATTATACAG GTAACATGTGGGGACTTTGCGACAATGGAACGGAAGCTGTCGGTTGTGGACAACCTGAGACATTCAGGAATTGCGCGGATGTTAGCATAGTCACCAGCACAGCCGGAGTACCGCCACTCTTTGTGCAACAGGACAATCCGTTCTTGCTCTACTACAGAGACTATCGTGCACCGAACAATATCTTCCCATTAGTGATTAG GTCCCAAGTTTGCGTACCGACACCGCTGTACCGTCGTATTCCAGGAATGGACGAATGGTGCCAAACAAACTGCCTTCGGTATCCACCAAATTGTCCCGAAAGCATATGTCAATGCCC AAACACTTGTGACGCTATTGGTGAAATTGAGGCTAAAGCTGGCGCTGACGTTTACTGCTTGGACAAGTGTTTGGTCTATCCATCAGATTGTCCAGCCCACCGTTGTCGCTGCtattaa